A stretch of Kaistella flava (ex Peng et al. 2021) DNA encodes these proteins:
- a CDS encoding DUF6266 family protein, whose product MGTIKKGILGGFSGTVGTVVGATWRGMDVIRSRPKSSGGKPTPLQIMQRAKFALAIKFQNSLRAMQSRLYGENAGVKSRVNLAASYLLREVVAYENDQAILMMEKVIVTKGTLTGFQNLAVTAAADQTLNFTWVDNSAQMLAKATDIFCTAIYEEEAAEFAIMEGPEQRDGGTASVVLPEGWAGKTVYVYAFFQTVEQDAACNSLYLSTVVVQ is encoded by the coding sequence GAACAATTAAAAAAGGAATCCTGGGAGGATTCAGCGGAACCGTAGGTACGGTAGTAGGCGCCACGTGGCGCGGAATGGACGTCATCAGAAGCCGTCCGAAATCTTCAGGCGGCAAACCCACGCCGTTGCAAATCATGCAGCGGGCAAAGTTTGCTCTGGCGATTAAATTTCAAAACTCGTTGCGCGCTATGCAAAGCCGCCTTTACGGCGAAAATGCCGGCGTAAAATCGAGGGTGAATCTCGCAGCAAGTTATCTGCTGCGCGAAGTGGTCGCGTACGAAAATGACCAAGCCATCCTGATGATGGAAAAAGTCATTGTGACGAAAGGGACTCTCACCGGATTTCAGAATCTTGCTGTAACAGCGGCTGCAGATCAAACTCTGAACTTCACCTGGGTGGACAACAGCGCCCAGATGCTCGCCAAGGCTACAGATATTTTCTGTACGGCAATTTACGAGGAGGAAGCGGCGGAGTTTGCGATCATGGAAGGACCGGAACAACGCGATGGCGGAACTGCTTCGGTGGTACTGCCAGAAGGATGGGCAGGTAAAACGGTGTATGTCTATGCCTTCTTCCAGACGGTAGAACAGGATGCGGCGTGCAACTCGCTGTACCTGAGCACGGTGGTGGTACAGTAG